The genomic segment GCAACCACTGGGGCTACAACTCCATCGGCTACTTCGCCCCGCACGCCGCGTACGCCGCGTCCGGCACCCGCGGCGAGCAGGTCGGCGAGTTCCGGCGGATGGTGCGGGCCCTGCACGCCGCCGGCATCGAGGTGATCCTCGACGTCGTCTACAACCACACCGCGGAGGGGGGCGAGCTCGGCCCGACCCTCTCCCTGCGCGGCATCGACAACCGCGGCTACTACCGCCTCCAGCACGACCCGCGCCGCTACGCCGACTACACCGGCTGCGGCAACACCCTCCACGTCGTCCAGCCGCAGGTGCTCCGGCTGATCACCGACTCCCTGCGCTACTGGGTGACCGAGATGGGCGTGGACGGCTTCCGCTTCGACCTCGCCGCCGCCCTCGCCCGCTCCATGCACGACGTCGACATGCTCTCGCCCTTCCTCGCCGTCATCGCCCAGGACCCGGTGCTGCGCCGCGTCAAGCTCATCGCCGAGCCCTGGGACGTCGGCGCGGGCGGCTACCAGGTCGGCGCGTTCCCGCCGCTGTGGACGGAGTGGAACGACCGCTACCGCGACACCGTGCGCGACTACTGGCGCGGCGCGCTGCCCGCCCTCCGTGACCTCGGCTACCGCCTCTCCGGCTCCAGCGACCTCTACGCCTGGGGCGGGCGGCGCCCGTACGCCTCCGTCAACTTCGTCACCGCGCACGACGGCTTCACCCTGCGCGACCTCGTCAGCTACGAACGGAAGCACAACGAGGCCAACGGCGAGGACAACCGCGACGGCACCGACGACAACCGCTCCTGGAACTGCGGCGCCGAGGGGGAGACCGGCGACCCGGCCGTCACCGCGCTCCGCCGCCGGCAACTGCGCAACCTGATGACCACGCTGCTGCTCTCCACCGGGGTGCCGATGCTGGTCGCGGGCGACGAGATGGGCCGCACCCAGGGCGGCAACAACAACGCCTACTGCCAGGACAACGAGACCGGCTGGGTGGACTGGTCGCTCCCCGGTCTCCCGGAGTGGCGCGAACTGCACGCCCTCACCGCCCGGTTGACGGCACTGCGCCGGACCCACCCCGTGCTGCGCCGCCGGGCCTTCTTCTCCGGGCGCCCGCAGGCGCCGGACGGGCTGCGCGACCTCGCCTGGTTCACCCCGGAGGGCCGCGAGATGGCCGAGGCCGACTGGCACGCCCCGGCCGCCACCCTCGGGATGTACCTCTCCGGCCGCGACATCCCCGGCCGGGACGAGCGCGGCGGCCCGGTGACGGACGACAGCTTCCTGGCCGTCCTCCACGCCCACCACGAGCCCCTGTCCTTCACCCTGCCCGGCCCGCCCTGGGCGGACCGGTACGAGCTGCTGGTGGACACCTCCCGCGAGGACCAGTCCGAGCCGCCGGGGACCCGCCACCCGGCGGGTTCCGGGCTGACGCTGCCCCCGCGCTCCGTCCAGCTGTTCCGGGTGCTGCACGGGCCCGGGGCCTGACGGGGCGGCACGGCCGCACGGTCGCACCACTGCGGGCCGCCCGCCCGCCGCGGATCCCGCCGGCACCGGCCGTTCCGCCGGCGACGGCAGCCCCGGCGGCCCTCGCGGCTCCCGGACAGCTTTGGCCATGACCGAAAACCGGATGAGACCTGTCAGTGACCCCCCGTAGGCTCGCCCGTGATGCCTCCTCCCACCGATTCCGCCGCATCCACCACCGCCACCGCGGCCCCGGCCATCCGGACGGAACTGCGGACTCCGGACAGCCGCCCGGGGCCCGCGGTGAGCGCCGGGAAGCCGCCGGCCCCGCGGAAGTCCACCGTGCGCACCCTGCTGCGGCTGTGGCCGTACGTCCGCCCGGTGCGGGCGCGGCTGTTCACGGCCGCCGGGGTCGCCGTCATCGCCTCCTGCCTGGGCCTGCTCATCCCGCTCGTCCTCAAATGGATGGTGGACGGGCCGGTCGCCGCCCGGGATCCGGGCGGAGTCTGGCTCGGCGGCGGGCTGCTCCTCATCCTGGGCATCACCGAGGCCGGGCTGTTCGGGCTGCGGCGCTGGCTGGTGGCCCGCCCGCTCGCCGGGGTCGAGGCCGCCATGCGCGCGAACCTCTACGGCCGCCTCCAGCGCCTGCCGGTCGCCTTCCACGACCACTGGCCGTCGGGCCAGCTGCTGTCCCGCGCCACCACGGACCTGCAGCTGCTCCGGATGTTCCTGGCCTTCCCGCTGACCTTCCTGCTGGTCAACTCGGTGACCATCCTGGTCGGCTGCGCGATCCTGCTGAGCCAGGAGTGGACGCTGGGGCTGGTGCTGCTCGGGCCCGTCCTGCCGCTGGTGGTGCTGTGCTCGCTGTTCGAGGCCCGGTACTCCCTCGCCGCCCGTACCGCCCGCGACCAGGTGGGTGATCTGACGACGGTCGTCGAGGAGGGCGTTCTCGGCATCCGTGTCGTCAAGGGCTTCGGACGGCACCGCAGCCAGGCCCGCGCCTTCCGCGAGCTGAGCCGCAAACTGCGCGGCACCGAGCTGTACAAGGCGCGACTGCTCGCCGGGCTGCTCGCCGTCATCATGACGCTGCCCGAACTGGCGCTCGGGACGGCCCTGGTGCTGGGCACCCTGCAGGTGGCGGAGGGCACGCTGTCGGCGGGCACGCTGGTGGCCTTCCTGTCGACGGCGCTGGCGCTGCGCTGGCCGGTGGAGTCCATCGGCTTCCTGCTGGCGATGAGCCAGGACTCGGCCACGGCCACCGAACGCCACTTCGAGGTGGTGGACACCCCGCTCCCCCGGGACACCGCGCTTCCCCGCGACGCCGCCGCAACGGACGGAGCCACGGGCGCGGCGGGCCGCGGCGGGCCGGCTCCCGCTCCCGGCCCTCTCCCCGGACCCGGCGCGGAGGAGAACCGGCCGCCCGGGGACACCGCGCCCGGCCGGTCCCGGGGCGGCGCCGCGTCCCCGTCCCTCTCCGGAGCCCCCGACGGCGGACTGCGGTTCGAGGGCGTCGAGTTCCGCTACCCCGACGCCCCGGCCGGCACCCCCGCCACCCTCCGCGGCGTCGATCTGCACATCCGCCCCGGCGAGA from the Streptomyces xinghaiensis S187 genome contains:
- the glgX gene encoding glycogen debranching protein GlgX; the encoded protein is MPRAAGGQDVSSAAEEQEERRPERAEGSAPPSAVNGHRRSGTRASVPAPPVWPGSPAPLGARFHTGPGGVPGTNFALWAGGAEAVDVCLFDDDGREVRHPLTELTHEIWHGFLPGVRPGQRYGFRVHGRWDPWTGARWNPAKLLLDPYARAVDGDFGPPRGAARDADGNGGGNGGDGGSSGDGRMPAAVYGHVRDWPEQHAADTVRDGRDSAPYVPKGVVVADEAPGDEWADDRRPKTPWADSVIYELHVRGFTMRHPDVPEHLRGTYAGLAHPAAIGHLTGLGVTAVELLPVHQFAHEDHLLRRGLRNHWGYNSIGYFAPHAAYAASGTRGEQVGEFRRMVRALHAAGIEVILDVVYNHTAEGGELGPTLSLRGIDNRGYYRLQHDPRRYADYTGCGNTLHVVQPQVLRLITDSLRYWVTEMGVDGFRFDLAAALARSMHDVDMLSPFLAVIAQDPVLRRVKLIAEPWDVGAGGYQVGAFPPLWTEWNDRYRDTVRDYWRGALPALRDLGYRLSGSSDLYAWGGRRPYASVNFVTAHDGFTLRDLVSYERKHNEANGEDNRDGTDDNRSWNCGAEGETGDPAVTALRRRQLRNLMTTLLLSTGVPMLVAGDEMGRTQGGNNNAYCQDNETGWVDWSLPGLPEWRELHALTARLTALRRTHPVLRRRAFFSGRPQAPDGLRDLAWFTPEGREMAEADWHAPAATLGMYLSGRDIPGRDERGGPVTDDSFLAVLHAHHEPLSFTLPGPPWADRYELLVDTSREDQSEPPGTRHPAGSGLTLPPRSVQLFRVLHGPGA
- a CDS encoding ABC transporter ATP-binding protein, whose amino-acid sequence is MPPPTDSAASTTATAAPAIRTELRTPDSRPGPAVSAGKPPAPRKSTVRTLLRLWPYVRPVRARLFTAAGVAVIASCLGLLIPLVLKWMVDGPVAARDPGGVWLGGGLLLILGITEAGLFGLRRWLVARPLAGVEAAMRANLYGRLQRLPVAFHDHWPSGQLLSRATTDLQLLRMFLAFPLTFLLVNSVTILVGCAILLSQEWTLGLVLLGPVLPLVVLCSLFEARYSLAARTARDQVGDLTTVVEEGVLGIRVVKGFGRHRSQARAFRELSRKLRGTELYKARLLAGLLAVIMTLPELALGTALVLGTLQVAEGTLSAGTLVAFLSTALALRWPVESIGFLLAMSQDSATATERHFEVVDTPLPRDTALPRDAAATDGATGAAGRGGPAPAPGPLPGPGAEENRPPGDTAPGRSRGGAASPSLSGAPDGGLRFEGVEFRYPDAPAGTPATLRGVDLHIRPGETMALVGATGSGKTTLTALVPRLYEVTGGRITLDGTDITRLPRTRLRELIAVAFEDPTLFSATVGENVLMGADGAGEAELNRALEVAQAEFAHALPHGVRTQVGEQGLSLSGGQRQRLALARAVVGEPRFLVLDDPLSALDVHTEALVEAALRRILTGTTALVVAHRPSTVLLADRVALLSGGRITAVGTHQELLRRDPEYRTLMSGDPQDPAPGDGTPAGAPAGGAHGTGPGGETTGGPPGTASPTRRSPAGADGGTPR